The genomic window TCGACACCGAACACTTCTTCAAGCATGAAGAGAGCAAGACGACTGAAGGCAAGCTATACTGGGACATGTCACAGCCGAGCGTGAAAGAGTCCTAGGGGTTAGAGGCCGAAGCACGAAGGTCGTCGCAACCGATGGATTTCCCTCTTGTCAGCGTGGCGCTGTCCTACGACGCATTCAACGCACTGGATGCGTCAAGGATGGAGCCACTTCTTGCGGCTTTGAGATGTTCGAGCCTGCAATTGAGTTGTCTCTGGGATTCAAGTATATTAAGCAATCAAAGCCGCATCAATCCGTCGCCAATGACAATGTCTCCGCAACAAGAATAGTAATTACGCGCAAAGCCTATCACTCTTATTGACTGTTATCCGAGTTTCGGTCGTGGTGGATTGCTCGGCGGGTTTGCGGAAGCGCGAAGTGGGCTGCGGGGTCCACAGCTTCAGGTACGTCACAAGCTCCGCAAGTATTGTAGAAAACTTCGATTGCGAGTGCGAATCTTCCCTCAGATGACTTAATTTTGCGAATAGCCTGTCGCATAGTAACACCAACACGAACATTATGGTCTACACAATCATCGTACACCTGTACGCCAAGGCGGACGAGGAGAGCATTTCCAAGCTCAAGGCGAAGCTTGTCGAGGCCAGCCAGGTCTACTCCAAGGACAAGGAGACGCTGAGCTGGTTCGTCATGCAGGATACTGTCGACCCGAGGAAATTCAGCATTGTCGAGAGATACCAGCAGGAGAGCGTACGTTTACCCAACAGTGTGGCCCATTCATCATCACTGACACATACACAGTCCCAGCAGTACCACTTGAACAACCCTTACTGGAAGACCTTCGACCCATACGTCTTGCCTCTGCTCGATGCGCCGATGGACCTGCGAAGACTCGAGGAGATGGACACCAGTGCCACCGCGGCTAGTGCGCATTACCACTGGGATGCGCTGAAGGAAGATACCACTGTTGCGAGCATGTACAAGGACGCAAACTGAAGAAGATGAATGTTGTCGAAAGAACACGATAGCCAGCAACAAGACACCGGTTCATCCACATCGCCGACACTTGAGTGTGAGAATGCGCGTGAAACGCAAGGAGACTAGAGGGCAACAGAACCATCATGAAAGATTCCAGTCGCCGCCTAGATCTGCCCACATCTACTCTCTTCGATGCTTGTACTTGGCATCAACAGCCACGATTCCCAGAAGCAGTAATGCGACACTGATCGTCATGAACACAATAGAAGTCCACATGCAGCAATGCCGTTCATTGGCCCTGAGCTTCCGTTTAGACGTGAGGGTATCGCATGTCTCGCAGTGCTGATGCGGCGTGAATGAAGACTGCACATTAGAAGATATCGGCACGGTATGATCGTGCGCCAGCTCGATGTCAGATTCGTTTTGGGGGACCGTCGCGTAGGCAGAAGCTGGTCCTGAGCTTGGGACTGCGTTCACGGGGTGCTCGTGATTGAAGCCATGCTCATCGTAGGCGGGTGCGGCCTCAGAGGACGACAGTAGCTGGCTTTGGTGGCCCATGGTGGTGTTTGCGGCTGCTGTGAAAACAACGTTGCGGTAGGTTTGCGTTTGTTCTACGGCTTTCGTGCGAGCGACTGATTTTCATAAGTGCTTGTCGGTTTGTCATACCGGTGAGCTGGAGGCCCAACGAGGTCGATTCAGGGCTGCGGCTGCCGTGTCAGCCGGTACAGCGACAATGTCACGCTTGTAGCCCTTCTTGCGCAGCCAAGCTGAACCATTCGCCGGATCAAGTGGCAGTGCTCATCTCAACACCACAACAACTGGTCGACCGATTCGTTGGGAGCTATGGCCACCTCAATCTATCTCTTCCGTTGACGCCTTGAGTTTCCAATTTTTGGGCCTTCCAGCCTCTGTCATTTGCCTGCGTAAGACGTGGGGTGTGACATATGATCTGAGCGATAAAATCAATACAAGTAGGCGTTAAGGTTGTCGCTGCGGCGGTTTCCTCATGGTCCGCCACCGCCCGCAGTCGGTTTTGCACTCGACAAGGGTGGTGCCTGAACGGAGCAGAAATACGAGCTGCTTGCACTCAGCATCTGGTCATCCTTTATAAGAAGAGAACCCCAGCTGTAGCAAATCTTATTCCTACTCCTTTCAGGCACCCCCCTTGTAAACACCATCGCCCGTGCAAGGCCTTCTTTGGCTGTATGGTGTTGGATGCGTGGAGTAACAGCGTAAAGTGCGCCGAGCAAATCAGGTTGTATCACCTAAGCCAGCCAAGGACTGTCTGGCAGACTGTCGGTCGCACTACCTCTTCTGGTGATTGCGCAAACCCAGAAACCTAGCGTCGTTATCGTGTTCTCTACAAACAGAAACAGAACGGAATTTGACAAGTTGTTTATTTCCGCAAAGACGCCGTCAATTGGTTTCCTCCTTCTTGCCCCCGTCCGTTCTTCAAGCTCCCTGCAGCTCACCAAGCAACGACAAGCTTGACAAGCTTCGGTTGCATCGCCGCCTAAGGCTTATTTGCTGGATCCCTGATACTGCGCATGCTCTGCACGGTACACTAGGGGCGTTCATCAAATCACGAACGAGCAATGCCAGGCGGTTGCATGAAAATGGTCGATTTGCGGGGCCGTACCAGCCCTTTGAGGAAGGTAGAAGTTCATGGTCGACCACGCCATGTCAGGGTCTCTTGCAATCATCAACAGCCGAACTCCAGCAGTGGTATCGTGAACCAATGGCCAGCATTTACCTCGACCCACAATCTTACAACCCTCCGAACGACCCGTCTTATCCCAGGCCGTTCGGGTGCTCTGAActtcctccttcttctcgtaGTTAAGCGTCAGGACCTGGGTGCAGCAATGCCGTCACTTTCAAAAAAGTTCAAATACTGCTGTTGGACCAGCACTTGGAGCCCAGTTCATCTGGTTACAGCTCCCATTCCATCCGACTCAAGATGAAGCTCCTTAACCTCGTCAGCGGGCTGCTTTGCGCTTCCTCTGCGCTTGCTTTCAAGAGGCCTACCAAGCATTCGCTTCCCAGGTCTGTAGTCGAGAAGCGCGTGGCCAACCAGCCCTTCTCGCACCCAGAGATTCAGAAGCGAGCTTCTCGCTTCTTGACAAACAAGACCGAGGGTACGTAAAGCCTGGGAACAAAATTCAACCAACATGAAGCTAATTTTGCACCAGCGTTTGCTGTCAATGGCTCCGGCATCCCAGAAGTCCCCTTCGACATTGGCGAATCTTACGCTGGATTGCTGCCAATAAGCGACAGCCCTGATGAGACACGCAAGCTTTTCTTTTGGTTCTTCCCCTCGACAGCTGAACAGACACCTGAACACGTCACTATCTGGTAAGGGTTACTATACCTTTTCTGCAAGACTTTTACTGACTTGCTTCAGGCTGAATGGCGGACCTGGCTGCTCTTCACTCTCCGGCTTTTTGACCGAGAATGGCCCCTTTACCTGGGAGGCCGGCACGCTCGCCCCCGTCCAGAACCCCTACGCCTGGACCAACCTGACCAACATGCTATGGGTGGTAAGTCGGATATCTTTGCAAGATTTGATTCGTAAGGCAATATAGATTACTTACCATACTCAGGAACAACCGGTTGGCGTTGGATACTCCCAGGGAATACCCAACATCACCAATGAGGTCGAACTTGCGGCCGAATTTCGTGGATTTTACAAAAGTTTCGTCGACACCTTCCAAACTAAGCATTGGAAGACATACATAACCGGAGAATCTTACGCCGGATTTTACGTTCCTTACATCGCCGACGGCTTCATTTCTGCCAACGACACTGAATACTTCAACTTGGCCGGTATCTCGATCAACGACCCCATCATTGGAGATTCGACTATCCAGCAGCAGGTGGTCATCTTACCCTTCGCTGAGCTCTGGCAGAATCTTTTCTACCTCAACGAGACCTTCCTTGAGCAGGTCCGTGATCTCCAGGTCCACTGTAACTACTCGTCCTACCTCGATACCTACTTCAAATTCCCGCCGCCCCAGGGGCCCTTCCCCCTTCTGCCAAACCCTTACACCCAGGCCGGTGAGTGTGACATGTTCGACACCTTCACCGACGCTATCTCCGAAATCAACCCCTGCTTCAATATTTACCACGTCACCGAGACATGCCCCCACCCATATAGCCAGCTCGGCATAGTGAACGGCGGCGATTACTCTCCCCCCGGGGCTGTCATCTACTTCAACCGCACCGACGTCAAGGAGGCTCTGCACGCACCTGTTGACACGAACTGGCAACAGTGTACTGACAAAAATGTCTTCGGTAACGGCGATATCTTCAGCTACGCTTCTGATACATCTGTCGGCCCTGCCAACAGCGGTGCTCTTCAGCGCGTCATCGAGTtcaccaacaacaccatcATTGGTTCAGGCGACCTTGACATGATCCTGTGTACCAACGGTACTCTGTTGGCCATCCAGAACATGACCTGGAACGGTGCACAGGGTCTGTCAGAATACCCTGCTACACCGCTGTACGCACCGTACCACCCCGAGTACAATGATGGCGCTCTTGCCGGTGCGGGTTTCCAGGGTGTTTGGACTGCTGAGCGTGGATTGACATTCTACACTGCCCGTCTCGCTGGCCACGAGCTGCCCGGCTACACTCCTGGTGTCGCCTACCGTATGCTAGAGATTCTCATTGGCAAGGTGAAGGATTTCAGCAGCACGGAGAGCTTCACTACCCAGACCGGCAACTACTCTGGTGAAGTACCTCTCTACAGGTAGAATCGAAAACCTGCATGTAAAAATGTAGTTTGACGATCAGAGTTGTTGACAATAATTTCCGTGTACACGGTCAACAATTATATTCTTCACTTTACATTATACGAGCCTTGGTCACTTTGACATCACGTGATGTTGATAAAGCAGATGTATCGTCTTTGCAAACGACCGACCTATTATCCTTGAAGGGTTCCTTGTTGCCCGTTCTCTTGTCATGTGAAGTCTCTGTTTGGCCCAAGTGTCGGCAGGTGCGTGTTTGCAGGTGCCCATTCCTCGTGTTCCCCATCAGTCGGCTGTTTTCGCTCAGCCGTAATAGTTCATCGTGACTAGTGATTTGTGCTTTTGCCGTGTGGCGTGCGGCTTGTTTTTGGAACAATATCCCATTTGGTTTGGCCTGATGTGGTGCTTGAAGTTTTCCCTCGATCTAACAACATTTCCTCATATGCTTTTCCTCCCTTATTTCCTTTCTTCCATTCTTCCCTTCTTTCGCTCTCAAGTCCAACTTCTTGTCGTTGAGATTCGAACATGGAAGTTTTGGAGATGAGGTGGAGCATTGTGGAATCGAACACGGCTGTTCGAGGAACGCGCTACATAAACCTGAACATTCGGAATGGGAGTTTTATTGACCAATCTGCGGGGCGACTAGGATCGGTATGTACCCACGCCAAGGTTACCGCCAGTCTTGGTAGCAATGGTCGGGTATCTGCCAACGATCAATGTGCCAGAACAAGTCACGGGTGGAAGGTTCTCAAGAAGGATTCAGAAACGCTGGTGGTTATCGCGCAGTGGGATGCTGTCCACATGATCTCAAAGACGACAAAAGTATTGCTGCGGGAGAATTTGGCATCGCAACGGCATGGACGCAAAACAGGACAAGATTTTGGACGACATGCGCAATGCACTCGAAGTCGTGGACAAGGCGCTTGACGGAGAATCAAAATAAGGAAAGCTTGCCAGAGAATCGCAAGAAGGCCAGAATCAAAGAAAGATGGGTAAAGCTATTGTTGAAGCCGACGTCACGGATGCTATTGAGAACACCAGAGCGGAGCTGGAATCGTTCAACATGGATGAATTTGCACCAGCCGTCCAAGCTCAGCAGTGGAAACTCACGAAGGTTGCATCCCCAGACAAATGTTCCTCTCTTTCTAATGTTTCATAGCGTGACAACAGCTAGCTGAGCTTAACCTAGCTGAAGAGCCGTACCCATTTACGACACCTGCGGTGATTATGCACGGTGATTATGCACGGAAGGCTTAAGAGCAACAAACCTACAGCAGCCGTGCCTGTGGCTCCCTGAACTGCTTTCGAAGCTGTATCGTTCACTCAGATAGCTACGTCTGGCTATGCTGCATCAGGCTGTAAGACATTCAAGGGGGTCTTCTATTTCAACAAACAGTACAAGCTGGTATTTGTAGGGCGACCTTTCAACGTGGAGGAGAAGTATACGCTTCGAGGCTTAGGGTGGTATATGCGGGAGGAGCGAAGCAATGCGAAGCTGCCCCTTGCCAACCATTCGCCGACTCGGTGGTCAGGCTCTCCTGTCCACGCGAATTGACAAATGTCCTATGGGAGTCATTG from Ascochyta rabiei chromosome 2, complete sequence includes these protein-coding regions:
- a CDS encoding Carboxypeptidase D; translation: MKLLNLVSGLLCASSALAFKRPTKHSLPRSVVEKRVANQPFSHPEIQKRASRFLTNKTEAFAVNGSGIPEVPFDIGESYAGLLPISDSPDETRKLFFWFFPSTAEQTPEHVTIWLNGGPGCSSLSGFLTENGPFTWEAGTLAPVQNPYAWTNLTNMLWVEQPVGVGYSQGIPNITNEVELAAEFRGFYKSFVDTFQTKHWKTYITGESYAGFYVPYIADGFISANDTEYFNLAGISINDPIIGDSTIQQQVVILPFAELWQNLFYLNETFLEQVRDLQVHCNYSSYLDTYFKFPPPQGPFPLLPNPYTQAGECDMFDTFTDAISEINPCFNIYHVTETCPHPYSQLGIVNGGDYSPPGAVIYFNRTDVKEALHAPVDTNWQQCTDKNVFGNGDIFSYASDTSVGPANSGALQRVIEFTNNTIIGSGDLDMILCTNGTLLAIQNMTWNGAQGLSEYPATPLYAPYHPEYNDGALAGAGFQGVWTAERGLTFYTARLAGHELPGYTPGVAYRMLEILIGKVKDFSSTESFTTQTGNYSGEVPLYR